A stretch of the Zeugodacus cucurbitae isolate PBARC_wt_2022May chromosome 6, idZeuCucr1.2, whole genome shotgun sequence genome encodes the following:
- the LOC105218034 gene encoding lens fiber major intrinsic protein-like codes for MKLNKLFFVQIFGEFCAASMWMQLHCYGSDPLVAHGGVLSYGLCDGCALMIIIQTFGCVSGAYFNPCLTIAAVIMGQLKWDLAIIYVIMQYLGTMLGLVLAFYTTPAMTRSDLYCVSDLAPQTTIMGGCFLEFLMTSAWVLAQCTCWDKRAQGIQESISLRMGFVMVSLVLCAGYMTGLSMNPAKSLAGALFNWYWTNNWIYHVAPLLAAILMPLVHRFLLNEGSKSAEE; via the exons ATGAAGTTGAACAAGCTCTTTTTCGTACAAATTTTTGGTGAATTCTGTGCCGCTTCGATGTGGATGCAGTTACATTGTTATGGCAGTGATCCGTTAGTTGCACATGGTGGTGTACTGTCTTATGGGCTCTGTGACGGCTGCGCGCTTATGATAATTATACAGACATTCGGTTGTGTATCGGGCGCCTACTTCAATCCCTGTTTAACCATTGCCGCTGTCATTATGGGACAACTGAAGTGGGATTTGGCCATAATCTATGTGATTATGCAATACTTGGGTACGATGCTTGGCTTGGTACTGGCCTTTTACACAACACCGGCGATGACGAGATCAGATCTTTATTGTGTAAGCGATTTGGCACCACAGACCACTATAATGGGGGGTTGCTTTTTGGAATTTCTTATGACTTCGGCGTGGGTGTTGGCACAGTGCACCTGCTGGGATAAGCGCGCTCAAGGCATCCAAGAATCGATTTCGTTGCGTATGGGTTTCGTAATGGTTTCACTAGTACTTTGTGCG GGTTACATGACCGGTTTAAGCATGAACCCAGCCAAGAGTTTAGCCGGCGCTCTATTCAACTGGTATTGGACGAATAATTGGATTTATCACGTTGCACCACTTCTGGCCGCCATTCTCATGCCACTCGTGCACAGATTTCTACTTAATGAAGGTTCGAAATCTGCCGAGGAGTAA
- the LOC114803489 gene encoding aquaporin-like has translation MKFDRHLFMVCVSEFIGTAILLCVGCSSVVGLTLPFYHRNLSMVGLGFGLAVHISVHTLGTISGSHINPSVTIAALTLGNMEWQLACFYILFQFLGGLTGYALLFVSLTKYVRTESLCVTMPENGITIWQSVLLEFFLTAILVYFCCGAWDKRNIQVHDSLPLRFGFLIAGLIFAGAPYTGASMNVARSLPPAVFTNIWTSFWIYPVAHVPAAILVPLAWKFLHTADSSAGGGAEGDA, from the exons atgaaatttgatagGCATTTGTTTATGGTGTGCGTCAGCGAATTCATCGGCACCGCGATTCTCCTGTGCGTCGGCTGTTCCTCTGTAGTGGGCTTGACATTACCGTTTTATCACCGAAACTTGAGTATGGTCGGACTTGGCTTCGGCCTAGCCGTGCACATTTCCGTGCACACGCTTGGCACAATTTCTGGCTCGCACATCAATCCGAGCGTTACGATAGCAGCCCTCACGCTTGGCAATATGGAATGGCAATTGGCCTGCTTTTATATATTGTTCCAGTTTCTAGGCGGACTGACGGGTTATGCTCTGCTGTTCGTTTCTCTAACGAAGTATGTACGCACCGAAAGTTTATGCGTCACTATGCCGGAGAATGGCATCACAATTTGGCAGTCTGTCTTGCTTGAGTTCTTTTTGACAGCCATACTGGTGTATTTTTGTTGTGGCGCCTGGGACAAACGCAATATACAGGTGCACGATTCATTACCGCTACGTTTCGGCTTCTTAATTGCCGGTCTTATTTTTGCTGGG gcACCTTATACCGGAGCCAGCATGAATGTCGCACGCTCCTTACCGCCGGCcgttttcacaaatatttggaCATCATTTTGGATATATCCCGTTGCACATGTGCCCGCTGCCATTTTAGTACCGTTAGCATGGAAATTTCTGCATACGGCTGACTCCTCCGCGGGGGGTGGCGCTGAAGGAGACGCATAA
- the LOC105218022 gene encoding aquaporin AQPAn.G, with translation MGVESLQQPTYILEPQPIRWTKSFLDKLNIDVSTFDNICQFIGELIGTAMLVFLGCMGCSYNESFEHSMFQSAFTVGLVVMSIVHCFGCVCGAHLNPAITLAVYIYDMISLTMAIFYFLGQLLGAFLGYALMMALIPDSAVRLGGAAHGVCVATPHPQITTMQGFWIEFILTAMLIFTTCSAADSRNITFQDSLPIRFGLTVTALSLAGGQYTGAMLNPVKAVASAVWTSDYQDHWVYWAAPMLSAAVSATFYKVIFKRDMVQRDLNEKR, from the exons atggGCGTAGAATCCTTACAACAACCCACATATATCCTTGAACCACAACCGATTCGATGGACAAAAAG TTTCTTGGATAAATTGAATATAGACGTCAGCACTTTTGATAATATATGCCAGTTTATCGGCGAGCTTATCGGCACCGCAATGTTGGTATTTCTCGGTTGTATGGGATGTTCCTATAATGAGAGCTTCGAACACAGTATGTTTCAATCGGCCTTTACCGTTGGTTTAGTAGTGATGTCGATCGTGCACTGTTTCGGTTGCGTTTGTGGAGCACATTTGAATCCCGCCATCACATTGGCCGTTTACATTTACGATATGATTTCGCTCACAATggcgatattttattttttgggccAATTACTTGGCGCTTTTCTAGGTTACGCCCTTATGATGGCATTAATACCCGACAGTGCAGTGCGATTGGGTGGTGCCGCGCATGGTGTCTGCGTTGCCACACCCCATCCACAAATTACCACAATGCAGGGATTCTGGATCGAATTCATTCTCACGGCGATGCTGATATTCACCACCTGCAGTGCGGCCGATTCACGAAACATCACATTTCAAGACTCTTTGCCGATCCGCTTCGGCTTAACTGTTACGGCCCTCAGTCTTGCGGGG GGTCAATACACTGGTGCTATGTTGAACCCTGTTAAAGCTGTGGCTTCAGCCGTCTGGACTTCCGATTACCAGGACCATTGGGTATACTGGGCGGCGCCAATGCTCAGTGCAGCAGTTAGTGCCACCTTCTACAAAGTGATATTCAAGCGAGATATGGTGCAGCGGGATTTGAACGAAAAGCGATGA